One Candidatus Limnocylindrales bacterium genomic region harbors:
- a CDS encoding CDP-alcohol phosphatidyltransferase family protein has product MTSTDATDAERRRVACILGRSQLRLWGLTGSERLERQLRTHGVTEIVHGSAAASGRGPVVIVSSDWLFDDRMLQGMLKSPATILQVSAHGGPPRAVAANVDAAEADAACAAIEGTLDASTIPGVTVRDAATFGASYVRKVLKANRPRVLHVREDNREVLERYLFDESYKGVTDLVTKFVWPAPARRAVGICTKLGIRPNAVTAASLMLVILAGWLFTQGRFLEGLAAGWVMTFLDTVDGKLARVTITSTPAGHIFDHGIDLVHPPLWYVAWAWGLSGGHLSQYSGTLIAIFAGYIGGRMAERFFSHRVASFSMFAWQPFDSFFRLITGRRNPNMLLLSLLTLCGRPDWGLEMVAAWTVVSSGVLLTRLAQGFAAKGRGETMRPWLEKVEPDAISSVPRYARAFLADPAARLAAQES; this is encoded by the coding sequence ATGACGAGCACCGACGCCACCGACGCCGAACGGCGTCGCGTCGCCTGCATTCTGGGGCGCTCGCAGCTGCGGCTGTGGGGCCTGACCGGAAGCGAGCGACTCGAGCGTCAGCTGCGCACGCACGGGGTGACCGAGATCGTGCATGGGTCCGCCGCCGCAAGCGGCCGCGGACCGGTCGTGATCGTAAGCTCCGACTGGCTGTTCGACGATCGCATGCTGCAGGGCATGCTCAAGAGCCCGGCGACGATCCTCCAGGTGTCGGCCCACGGTGGGCCGCCGCGTGCCGTCGCCGCGAACGTCGATGCGGCCGAGGCCGACGCCGCGTGTGCCGCCATCGAGGGAACGCTCGACGCCTCCACGATCCCCGGCGTCACGGTCCGCGATGCGGCGACGTTCGGCGCGAGCTACGTGCGCAAGGTCCTCAAGGCCAACCGGCCGCGCGTGCTGCACGTGCGCGAGGACAATCGCGAGGTGCTCGAGCGCTATCTGTTCGACGAATCCTACAAGGGCGTGACCGACCTCGTGACGAAGTTCGTCTGGCCGGCGCCGGCGCGGCGGGCGGTCGGCATCTGCACGAAGCTCGGCATCCGTCCGAACGCGGTGACGGCAGCGAGCCTGATGCTGGTCATTCTCGCGGGCTGGCTGTTTACGCAGGGGCGGTTCCTCGAAGGCCTTGCCGCCGGCTGGGTCATGACGTTCCTGGATACAGTCGACGGAAAGCTCGCGCGCGTGACGATCACGTCGACCCCTGCGGGCCATATCTTCGATCACGGCATCGACCTGGTGCATCCGCCGCTCTGGTACGTCGCATGGGCGTGGGGCCTGTCCGGCGGGCATCTGTCGCAGTACAGCGGAACGCTCATCGCCATTTTTGCCGGTTACATCGGCGGGCGCATGGCCGAGCGCTTTTTCTCGCACAGGGTCGCTTCGTTCTCGATGTTCGCGTGGCAGCCGTTCGACTCGTTCTTTCGCCTGATCACCGGGCGGCGTAATCCGAATATGCTGCTACTCTCACTACTTACGCTGTGCGGGCGGCCGGACTGGGGGCTCGAAATGGTGGCCGCCTGGACGGTGGTTTCCTCCGGGGTGCTGCTGACGCGCCTGGCCCAGGGGTTCGCAGCCAAAGGCCGCGGGGAGACCATGCGGCCGTGGCTCGAGAAGGTCGAGCCCGATGCAATTTCCAGCGTCCCGCGCTATGCTCGCGCGTTTCTGGCGGACCCGGCGGCGCGACTTGCGGCTCAGGAATCCTGA
- a CDS encoding 2,3-bisphosphoglycerate-dependent phosphoglycerate mutase produces MSHATLILLRHGQSEWNRVGRFTGWTDIDLSAGGMEESRQAAQLLRQGGYAFDRCHSSVLRRSLVTAEIILKELGCENVGIERSWRLNERHYGALQGLGPLSATLRYGLRIRRTQSDYRCQPPPLREGDPRFPGLDPLYSDLSPEELPRTESLEDTFRRMLPYWEQTIVPELAAGRSVLVVSHKNVLRGMRKLLENIADDDVRDIKMPTCVPWIYRFDTNMRVLESIRLKRKASAGSPRPAIQEEKERDR; encoded by the coding sequence TTGAGCCACGCGACGCTGATCCTCCTCCGGCACGGCCAGAGCGAGTGGAACCGGGTCGGACGCTTCACCGGGTGGACCGATATCGACCTGAGCGCGGGCGGCATGGAGGAATCGCGTCAGGCCGCACAGCTTCTGAGGCAGGGCGGATATGCGTTCGATCGCTGTCACTCCTCGGTACTGCGGCGATCGCTCGTCACAGCGGAGATCATCCTGAAGGAGCTCGGCTGCGAGAACGTAGGCATCGAACGCAGCTGGCGACTGAACGAGCGCCACTACGGCGCACTTCAGGGGCTGGGACCGCTTTCGGCGACGCTTCGCTACGGGTTGAGGATCCGCCGCACGCAATCCGACTACCGGTGCCAACCGCCACCTCTCCGGGAGGGCGATCCTCGCTTTCCGGGCCTTGATCCTCTTTACTCGGACCTCTCGCCCGAGGAGCTGCCGCGGACGGAGAGCCTCGAGGACACGTTCCGCAGGATGCTGCCGTACTGGGAGCAGACGATCGTGCCCGAGCTGGCGGCAGGACGAAGCGTGCTGGTTGTCTCGCACAAGAACGTACTTCGCGGAATGCGAAAGCTGCTCGAGAACATTGCCGACGACGACGTCCGCGACATCAAGATGCCGACCTGCGTTCCGTGGATCTACCGGTTCGATACGAATATGCGGGTCCTCGAGAGCATCCGGCTCAAGCGCAAGGCATCGGCAGGAAGCCCACGACCGGCAATTCAGGAAGAGAAGGAGAGGGATCGATGA
- a CDS encoding ELM1/GtrOC1 family putative glycosyltransferase, translating into MASDPPAVSAASNVSNKDLPGSHAPVVWVLADHKLGHTRQSIALVDELGWPYEVKQLAFNHRRRWSNLWLGATTLSLDRTKSAELSPPWPDLVIATGRAAAPISRWIKARSGGRTRIVQLGRRGTDQRAGAFDLSVSCGFFGLPPHPRRVETLAPIAAIPPEDLRQAGERWRDLFAGRPRPHVALLVGGSTKVNLLDTGVAVRMASDVSASVEAAGGSLMIVTSPRTGNDVIGALRANLAAGARLYEWTRGDPDNPYLGCLAVGDILIVTGDSESMLAEAAATTKPLYIYPLPVLAAGTRRRRLRAVVGAYAKAEAAATTPLLHRLARIVHILGVVRPPRELDELHRRLIDGGFARPYGAVLDVKPRAPLDEVPAVAAEVRRIMKQQKPANRGRERTRAETLRTESR; encoded by the coding sequence ATGGCTTCGGACCCGCCCGCCGTATCGGCCGCCAGCAACGTGTCGAACAAGGACCTTCCCGGATCGCACGCGCCCGTCGTCTGGGTGCTCGCCGATCACAAGCTCGGCCATACCCGGCAGTCGATTGCGCTCGTCGATGAGCTCGGCTGGCCGTACGAGGTCAAACAGCTCGCATTCAATCACCGGCGACGCTGGAGCAACCTGTGGCTCGGGGCCACGACACTCAGTCTGGATCGCACAAAGTCGGCCGAGCTGTCGCCGCCCTGGCCTGACCTCGTGATTGCGACCGGGCGCGCGGCGGCGCCGATCTCGCGCTGGATCAAGGCGCGCAGCGGCGGCCGCACGAGGATCGTGCAGCTCGGTCGCCGCGGCACCGACCAGCGCGCGGGCGCATTCGACCTCAGCGTGTCGTGCGGCTTCTTCGGTCTTCCGCCGCATCCGCGGCGCGTCGAAACCCTGGCCCCGATCGCAGCGATTCCACCGGAAGATCTTCGGCAGGCCGGCGAGCGCTGGCGTGATCTTTTCGCCGGCCGGCCTCGCCCGCACGTTGCACTGCTGGTTGGCGGCTCGACCAAAGTGAACCTTCTCGACACCGGCGTTGCCGTCCGCATGGCATCCGACGTCAGCGCGTCGGTCGAGGCCGCCGGCGGCTCGCTCATGATCGTGACGAGCCCGCGAACCGGGAACGATGTAATCGGAGCGTTGCGCGCGAACCTCGCGGCGGGCGCTCGTCTCTACGAATGGACACGCGGCGATCCGGACAATCCGTATCTCGGATGCCTTGCCGTCGGCGACATCCTGATCGTGACCGGCGACAGCGAGTCGATGCTTGCCGAAGCGGCAGCGACTACGAAGCCGCTGTACATCTATCCACTGCCGGTGCTCGCCGCCGGCACCCGCCGACGGCGGTTGCGAGCAGTGGTCGGAGCCTACGCAAAGGCCGAGGCAGCAGCGACGACGCCGCTGTTGCACCGGTTGGCGAGGATCGTTCACATCCTCGGCGTCGTGCGTCCTCCGCGCGAGCTCGACGAGCTTCATCGCCGCTTGATCGACGGCGGTTTTGCGCGGCCGTACGGCGCGGTGCTCGACGTCAAGCCGCGCGCGCCGCTCGATGAGGTGCCTGCGGTTGCTGCCGAGGTTCGCCGCATCATGAAACAGCAGAAGCCGGCCAATCGGGGTCGCGAGCGCACGCGCGCAGAAACGCTGCGAACGGAGTCGCGTTGA